The sequence ATTATATACCAGATAGCGATCTCTAGATTCTAATTTGGGTAAGAGCTCCTTGTCTTGTGTAGAGACAACATCAGATCGTTGACCTACAACACTTGAAGCAGGAAACCATTTTTGGGTGTTCCACCAGTATACTAACCAAGGGGCATAATGAGCAACTCGGACTGCCCACTTGTCTTGTAAAAGTTGTTGATCATAAGCCTCTTTTGATGTGTTGACAGGAAGACCAGGCCACCAGTAGTTAGAAAATGGAGCGACTATAGCTGCTCCCATAAGCCTGCCATTATTCCAGATCCAATATGagatgaagaaagaaaagaaaagaaaaatatagaaaTGAAACTTAACCTAGATAGTACATAAAAGACTCCTATATGAAATTTGTATCTTTTCTTTAGAATAAAGATTACTCTTATGCAGAAATATTCTGACACTTTAGACATTTGTTATTGATTTTACAACTCATATACCTGCAAAGAGAACTGTTATCTGACAATGAATATAATTCTTTCATGCTGCACACGTCCTCTGATTGAATAGCACTTTTAAGCAAAGTTATACTAAAAACAAATCAACAAGAAGCTCCTTTCTTTCTCATTCAAATTACAACTTAAGAAACTTAATAATGGCTCTGGGTTGATTAATCGAAGAAGACTCTTTTTTGATTGCTAAGGTTTAGAGTTTAAAACAATATGAGCTGGTAGTTAAGAAAATCCATTAACAATGAAGAAAGTTAAATGAAATGAAATGATAATGAATGATCCTCTAAAATTACCCTTTTTGGCAAGAGAAGGACCAATGGAATCTAAGGGAGCATCTATGAATAAATCTTCACCTTATCGAGATGCAAAATTTGTATTCCATTGATGGTTGAGTTTTCCAAGAAACATACTCTAATCTATAGTTAAAACATTCAGTCACCTtccaccatgaaacaacattcTTGCAGTTCTAGTTATCAGCAACATAAGGCTATTTACTCCAAGAGGACCAGAAAGGACACAGAAGAGGATAACTTTTTCAATTATGGAAATCCCAGGGATTTTAGCTTCCACTACGAGAATGATAGAGGTTACTAAAATGTTAGAATTAGAGCAAGGCTACCTTAAATTGTGCAAAAGTTTTTATCCATTTCTTCGATGTTGATAAGGAGAAAcaatatataagaaaaaaatatatgttcaaCGCTGAAATATTTCAAACCCTTAGCCTATATGAATAGACAATCCACCAGTTCATACATTAATCTTCTTGGATGAAGAAACTGAAATTTATATCCTCTTATCTGTTGATTAAACCACTaatttcatgagaaataccacAGGACTTGGGATCAGGATAATCTCTGGCTCAAGATGCCTTTAAATTCTACAGTGGCTAACAGCCAACTGATTCCAAGATGTTTTCTGAAGCAATTTCTCCTTTAAATATCATGTTTTGTACATAAGTATCTGCTTTGGAATCTTGTACAATTTACCCAATCCCAAAAGAAACCTTGGTTATCTCATAAGTTCCTgctgatattttttatttggttcCCATCTCTGCAATCTGCATATAGTTCAAATATATCCTGATCAGAGACATAATGATAATATATAATTCGAGGTTGCTGGTTAAGGATATGTCAGTTTGTGTGAGTCTGTTCGCTTGACCATGTCCAGGGCTCCTAGAGATATCTATGTTTAATCATGTAAGCGGGGAAAAAGCCATGATCTACATATATTATAAACTCAAACAGTAAGTCAATTTTTAAAGGAAACAAGTGAAGTAAGAAAGGGTCAAGTTTCATGAGAAGGGAATCTTCTAGACCTTGACTTTAAGAGAGCAGGAGCAAATGTCATTATATACAGATATCTTGATACTACCAACTTTGAAGGAGAGGTCAAGTCAGAGAGGACCATGGTGATCTCTATGTAAGAGGTTAAACATGTTTCTCTCATACTTCtataaaaagaatgattaagTTCTGGACGTGTATGGGTTACCGTGATGCAAAAGAGCAGCAAGTTGTCACTACCTGTGAGGTATGTATTTCAGACATGCCCAGATAATCTCTCCTCCAATCGAATATCCAATCACATAGAACTTGGATCCTACCGCCAACTGGTCAGCAAGTTCTTCAATATCCAGAGCTGTGCTTTTCTCTGACTGCTTTGGATTTGGATCACTCTCCCCATAGCCAGCTCTATCAAATGATAGCACATAGACTCCTAATTCTTGAATCACTTCCTGTAAAACCCAGTGTAAGCTAATTTTACTACTGAGACTGGAAGGAAGATGCCCAGAATAAAAGGACTAAGAGAACGGATATATGTAAAATAATTAATACCTGAGATAATGGGAACATATCATATTTGCATGAATCAAAACCATGAATAAAATATTATCTTATGTTTGGCCCTCTCCTTTAGGATCCCGCTTTCTGCATAGGCCAGATGCCTTCCGTCCTTAAGCTTAATTCTGGACGATGTAACCGGAGGACCATTTGGAGACCCACAAATCTCAGATGGTGGAGGTTTAATTGCCTGGCACGCCAATGCTATTACAGCCACCAACAGAACTGCTGAAATCTTTTTAAAAATCCCTGAAATTGTTGCAACACATCAATCATCACATCTTTTTAATGGAGGCAAAAGATTTGTGTTTCGATATGATGAAATGCAGATATGTCTGAAGAACtttttttattgtatttttGGAGTAAATTAGtagacaagaaaaaagaaaaagaatcttGTAGGCCTTTTAAGCAGTATATGTATgagtaaaaatatatatttctgaCATGGAAATAATggaaataattattattatttgacaTTCACCTCAAAACTTGTCATCACATGTACAAGAGAATAGAAGCATCTGCAGCAAGAAACATATGACAGCAGTGAAGTATGAAAGTTGAGAATTTAACTTCAAGGCAGTAATAGAGAAAAACAAGAACTTAATTCATTAATAAGATcagattttttttgagaaaaatgtgGGCAAGATTGTCAATTCATTTCATATGGTGAATGAAATGAATACAAAGTCAAGTATCAAAACATAAGGCTTTAAAACAACAGATGACCTTCACTATTTTTCTACCACAAGCACTATTACCCTTTTGCTTCGCTGCAAATATCCTCAAATAAGTGGCTTTAAAATTCTTCAAGTTTCTTTCCTTTCAAATACACCACCAAATAAGCATTGTCAAAAGATCCCATTCAGCTTGAATATATTCTCAAACTCTCTTTGATCTCCAAGAGTCCAAGCATGAGATCAGAGACTCCGGCGAGCCACAAATGTTTAATTTTGATTTGGAAAAATTCCAGAAGACCTGGCAACGGAGCATCTCATCAAAAGGTGGTAGGCAGACTCAAGCATACAAGACAAAAGGAACACGAAAAGGGACAAGGCCACATTCTCTTTGAAATATTATCAGTAGTTAAAAGCGTTCCTTCAGTTGATGACCAGGTGAAATCTTCATCTTTCAGGGGCTTGAGATTTCCAAATAACTGACAGCATAGCTTGAGAATTCTGTAATAGGACTTCACTGAAAAATACACCTCAAGCAATCCATCTCCATTAAGAGTATCCATCCAGATTTGATGGTGGAGGAGATTCAAAAATCTCCATTAAACTGAAAAAAATCACTTGCAAACTCATCAACTCTTCTTAATGAGGCATTCCCTCGAAATCATTACCATCAATAGAGCATGGGTCCGAAGGAAAAAAGAACTACTTGAAAAATGGTTTAGAGATGTGAAAATGAAATTCAAGCACAACTAGCCTAGAAATTTAAGATTTgtatttttgcttctaaaacatTTTCATAACCTATGCTATAATTTGTTCCCATAAATTTTAATAGAAGGGATTAGAAACATGAATACAAGCCGAGCCACATAAGCAATATGAGCCATATATATCATTTTTGGCATGCCTCAGTATACTGTATGTGATGGCCTGATTCAGGCctggtccacttgaccggcccgACCCGAACATGGCCCAGCCCAAGCTCTcgggaaggaaaaagaaaaaaaacaagggaAGAAGCATTCGACTCCCGGTGGGAATTGATTTCCACGAACTGCTGGAGGCTCGCCTCCTCTATAAATAAGATGCCCTTTCTTCCCACAACACTCCACCATCGAGCAACACCTTTCacactctttctttcttcctcttttctctcaTTGAGTCCATGGCTTTCTGTCACTATGCATGCCAGAAATCGGGGTTGCCGACACCTCTGGAGCCAAGATAACACTCTggctcccccccccctctttccccttttcttcttcccacGACTTGGaatcaccacctccggccgagaaATCAGCCAAAAATCAACCAGCAAAGGAAACCCCTGtttttccttatttttggcCGAAGTTCTTTTTTCCGGCCATTGGCGCCACCATTTCTTGACACAAAGGCCTTGGTTGAGTTACCCAGCCTCCCTACTTTCCTCCACGCAGAGCCATTGCCGCTGGTGAGCCACCAACAGCTAAAAATCAAGGGAAGGCTCTAGTTTCCCTATTTTCCAAGCCTTTTCCTCGGATTTTAGCTGgtcggccgccgccggccggcgGCAGCTCTCCGCTTCCCGCCATTGCCGCTGCCCGCTCTCTGCCGCCCGCCATCGCCGCTGGCTACCACGTCGCCGAACCACCACAACAATAGCCACCGACCCACCCTCTTTCTTCCCCATTTtaccaaga comes from Phoenix dactylifera cultivar Barhee BC4 unplaced genomic scaffold, palm_55x_up_171113_PBpolish2nd_filt_p 001901F, whole genome shotgun sequence and encodes:
- the LOC120109200 gene encoding uncharacterized protein LOC120109200, with protein sequence MFPLSQEVIQELGVYVLSFDRAGYGESDPNPKQSEKSTALDIEELADQLAVGSKFYVIGYSIGGEIIWACLKYIPHRLMGAAIVAPFSNYWWPGLPVNTSKEAYDQQLLQDKWAVRVAHYAPWLVYWWNTQKWFPASSVVGQRSDVVSTQDKELLPKLESRDRYLAQVRQQGEFESVHRDIIIGFGNWEFDPLDLENPFPNEGSVHLWQGAKDMIVPVTLARCISQKLPWVRYHELPDSGHMFAFAVGMGDSIVKTLLLGDQ